In the Mesobacillus jeotgali genome, one interval contains:
- a CDS encoding adenosylcobinamide amidohydrolase: protein MITVRSLTGGYAGGEVLKEISFEVGKGELFGILGPNGSGKTTLLKMISGALGFSAGIIELDGRPLTQYTPKQLARMMAVLPQHSDQAFPYSVKETVSLGRYAHQKGWFHSWSEEDEQIVLKVMDQTGITFLQEKSIVELSGGEKQRVYLAQALAQQPRILLLDEPTNHLDLSFQKELLDLLKKWAIEEGLTVVSIFHDLNLASLYCDRLLLMENGEVLIVDTPAEVLKEERIKSVYKTQIKNHPHPEIARPQLLLVPESDRGQEGDFKIDFRFLDVGQDRIVMQIPVKLRTMSSGITGAGIGWHNSFVHRVVPMEYDCSDHKAEMAAFLQGNGYLPSETVAMMTAVPAATTSIRLFEAGELSIFIIVSAGNTHYDSPRNINTWLFINGRISEEAFIQSAMTAAEAKMSALQELEGSRVNTADPAVGISTDSICIAAPQQGEEISYAGTASPLGKLISEGIYTCTKEAILNYRADKAAFKHS, encoded by the coding sequence ATGATCACAGTGAGGAGTTTAACAGGCGGATATGCAGGCGGCGAAGTCCTGAAGGAAATCAGTTTTGAGGTGGGCAAAGGGGAATTGTTCGGCATCCTCGGCCCAAATGGCAGCGGAAAGACCACGCTGTTAAAAATGATTAGCGGGGCACTGGGTTTTTCAGCGGGAATCATTGAGCTCGACGGACGTCCTTTGACTCAGTATACCCCTAAACAGCTTGCCAGAATGATGGCAGTCCTGCCTCAGCATTCTGACCAGGCCTTCCCATATAGTGTAAAAGAGACCGTATCGCTTGGCCGTTATGCACATCAGAAAGGATGGTTCCACAGCTGGAGTGAGGAAGATGAGCAGATTGTACTGAAGGTGATGGACCAGACAGGAATCACCTTTTTACAGGAAAAATCGATCGTTGAGCTATCCGGCGGCGAAAAACAGCGGGTCTATCTTGCGCAGGCACTGGCGCAGCAGCCAAGGATCCTGCTGCTTGATGAACCGACAAACCATCTGGATCTAAGCTTTCAAAAAGAACTCCTGGATCTTCTGAAAAAATGGGCAATCGAAGAGGGGTTGACGGTCGTCTCGATTTTCCACGATTTGAACCTGGCCTCACTATATTGTGACAGACTGCTTTTGATGGAAAATGGCGAGGTATTGATTGTTGATACTCCTGCTGAGGTTTTAAAAGAAGAGCGCATTAAGAGCGTCTATAAGACGCAGATTAAAAACCATCCTCATCCCGAAATCGCCAGGCCGCAGCTATTGCTTGTTCCTGAATCGGACAGAGGTCAAGAGGGTGACTTCAAAATAGACTTCAGGTTTCTCGATGTTGGTCAAGACCGGATTGTAATGCAGATACCGGTGAAGTTGAGGACGATGTCTTCAGGAATCACCGGTGCAGGGATTGGCTGGCACAATTCCTTTGTGCATAGAGTTGTCCCGATGGAATATGATTGCAGTGACCATAAGGCAGAAATGGCTGCGTTTTTACAGGGAAATGGCTATCTGCCGAGCGAGACCGTTGCGATGATGACTGCTGTCCCGGCAGCAACCACCTCCATCAGACTTTTTGAGGCCGGTGAACTATCCATTTTTATTATTGTCTCCGCAGGCAATACACATTATGATAGCCCGCGTAATATCAATACCTGGCTGTTTATCAATGGAAGGATTTCTGAAGAAGCTTTTATCCAGAGCGCGATGACAGCTGCCGAAGCGAAAATGAGTGCTCTGCAGGAGTTGGAAGGCAGCCGGGTAAATACAGCGGATCCGGCAGTTGGCATTTCGACTGACAGTATCTGTATCGCTGCACCCCAGCAGGGCGAAGAGATATCCTATGCTGGCACCGCCTCGCCGCTAGGCAAGCTCATTAGCGAGGGAATCTACACCTGTACAAAAGAAGCGATTTTAAACTACCGAGCTGACAAAGCTGCTTTTAAACATTCATGA
- a CDS encoding FecCD family ABC transporter permease, whose amino-acid sequence MQKPFTRTFLNNKSLAYIVAAAFLIISMLLGISIGTVSIPVPAIVKIIAAEIFRFQGHGIDPMHASIVMEIRLPRVLLAGLVGASLAIAGAAFQGLLRNPLADPYTLGISSGASIGAVITLFFGISLPLIGAYTLPVLSILFAFGTILFVLFFARKVDRLLRVETIILTGIILSSFLGSFISLMIALSGEELRQIIGWLLGSVSMRGWEYVKIIFPFFIIGLVILLANTRELNAMSFGEERAQHLGVNVERRKLLILLSGSLLTGSAVAVSGTIGFVGLVIPHLTRTVWGPDHRHLLPLSILIGSGFLIIADLISRTIIAPSELPIGVITALTGAPVFAFILMKNRRERSAGR is encoded by the coding sequence TTGCAAAAGCCATTTACCCGGACGTTTTTAAATAATAAAAGTTTAGCATATATCGTTGCAGCGGCATTCTTAATTATATCCATGCTGCTGGGCATATCAATCGGAACCGTTTCCATCCCTGTACCTGCCATTGTTAAAATCATTGCTGCTGAAATTTTCCGCTTTCAGGGACATGGAATCGATCCGATGCATGCAAGTATTGTCATGGAAATCAGGCTGCCGCGCGTGCTGCTGGCGGGACTCGTCGGCGCCTCATTGGCGATTGCCGGTGCCGCGTTCCAGGGTCTGCTGCGAAATCCGCTTGCAGATCCTTATACACTCGGGATTTCATCAGGAGCATCTATAGGGGCTGTCATAACGCTTTTCTTTGGCATTTCCTTGCCGCTGATCGGTGCTTACACACTGCCGGTGCTTAGCATTTTATTCGCATTCGGCACGATTTTGTTTGTGCTGTTTTTTGCCCGGAAAGTCGACAGACTGCTCAGGGTGGAAACAATCATTCTGACCGGAATTATCTTAAGCTCATTTCTGGGCTCGTTCATTTCTTTGATGATCGCCCTCTCTGGCGAAGAACTGCGGCAAATCATCGGCTGGCTGCTTGGCAGTGTGTCAATGCGCGGCTGGGAATACGTTAAAATTATTTTTCCGTTCTTTATAATTGGGTTGGTGATTCTGCTTGCCAACACAAGAGAGTTGAATGCGATGTCCTTTGGAGAGGAAAGAGCACAGCATCTTGGTGTCAATGTAGAACGCCGGAAGCTTTTGATTTTGCTGTCTGGTTCGCTTTTAACCGGATCGGCCGTCGCAGTATCAGGAACGATCGGCTTTGTCGGACTTGTCATTCCGCATCTGACAAGGACTGTCTGGGGCCCAGACCATCGCCACTTGCTGCCGCTATCCATCCTGATTGGCAGCGGCTTCCTGATTATCGCAGACCTTATATCACGGACGATTATCGCGCCTTCGGAATTGCCGATAGGCGTGATTACAGCATTAACCGGTGCTCCGGTTTTTGCATTTATTTTAATGAAAAATCGCAGGGAAAGAAGTGCTGGCCGATGA
- a CDS encoding SulP family inorganic anion transporter, which produces MNTNTIKEQWFANVKGDILSGIVVALALIPEAIAFSIIAGVDPMVGLYASFAIAVTIAFVGGRPGMISAATGAMALVMVTLVADHGLQYLMAATILTGILQILFGALKLARFMKFIPRSVMIGFVNALAILIFMAQLEQFVDATWVMYAMVAGALGIIYLFPRLTKAVPSPLVAIIVITVIALMTKSDVRTVGDMGNLTAALPSFLIPDVPFNLETLKIIFPYSLALSIVGLLESLLTASIVDDITDTSSDKNRESRGQGIANIVAGLFGGMAGCAMIGQSVINVKSGGRGRLSAFVAGTFLMFLIIVLGNIVVQIPMAALVGVMIMVSIGTFDWSSIKGMAKTPVTDSIVMVVTTVTTVFTHDLSKGVFAGILLSAIFFVAKISKVKVTSTLDVAMERRTYFITGQVFFASVTDLIEAFDLRETVKEVVIDLTHAHVWDDSAVAAIDRIVIKLRENGTFVRLQGLNEPSSHLIDKLAVHKQEGAKLSGH; this is translated from the coding sequence TTGAATACTAATACAATTAAAGAACAATGGTTTGCCAACGTGAAGGGGGACATCCTTTCGGGTATTGTCGTTGCGCTTGCTTTGATTCCGGAAGCGATCGCTTTTTCGATTATTGCTGGTGTTGATCCAATGGTAGGGCTTTACGCCTCATTCGCTATTGCTGTGACAATCGCGTTCGTGGGCGGACGCCCTGGAATGATTTCAGCAGCGACTGGTGCAATGGCACTGGTGATGGTGACACTTGTTGCGGACCATGGATTGCAATATTTAATGGCAGCTACGATTTTGACAGGAATCCTGCAGATTCTGTTCGGTGCGTTAAAATTAGCGCGCTTCATGAAGTTCATTCCGCGTTCCGTCATGATTGGATTCGTGAATGCACTGGCCATCTTAATTTTTATGGCGCAGCTTGAACAGTTTGTTGATGCTACATGGGTCATGTATGCAATGGTAGCGGGGGCGCTTGGAATCATTTATCTTTTCCCGCGCCTCACCAAAGCAGTTCCGTCACCGCTTGTGGCGATTATTGTGATTACCGTAATTGCTCTAATGACAAAAAGTGATGTCAGAACTGTTGGGGACATGGGGAATCTTACGGCTGCATTACCTTCTTTCCTGATTCCTGATGTGCCATTCAATCTCGAAACGTTAAAGATCATTTTCCCATATTCATTGGCTTTGTCGATTGTCGGCTTGCTTGAATCTTTGCTGACTGCATCAATTGTCGATGATATAACGGATACTTCAAGTGATAAAAATAGAGAAAGCCGCGGCCAGGGAATTGCGAATATCGTTGCTGGATTGTTCGGCGGCATGGCAGGCTGCGCCATGATCGGCCAGTCTGTCATCAATGTGAAATCTGGCGGCAGGGGCAGATTGTCAGCTTTCGTAGCTGGTACATTCCTGATGTTTCTGATAATAGTTTTAGGGAATATCGTGGTGCAAATTCCCATGGCAGCCCTGGTCGGTGTCATGATCATGGTTTCAATTGGAACATTCGACTGGTCGTCGATCAAAGGCATGGCAAAGACTCCCGTTACAGATTCAATCGTAATGGTTGTCACAACGGTTACGACTGTGTTCACCCATGACCTGTCAAAAGGTGTATTTGCCGGTATTCTCCTAAGTGCCATTTTCTTCGTAGCGAAGATTTCAAAGGTGAAGGTCACTTCCACCTTAGATGTGGCTATGGAACGCCGCACATATTTTATAACAGGACAAGTATTCTTCGCCTCTGTCACTGACTTGATTGAAGCATTCGATTTGAGAGAAACTGTAAAAGAAGTCGTGATTGATCTGACACATGCCCATGTTTGGGACGACTCAGCCGTTGCAGCAATTGATAGAATCGTCATCAAGTTGAGGGAGAACGGTACGTTCGTCCGTTTGCAAGGCTTGAATGAGCCAAGTTCTCATTTGATCGACAAACTGGCGGTTCACAAACAGGAAGGCGCAAAACTTTCAGGACACTAA
- a CDS encoding FtsW/RodA/SpoVE family cell cycle protein has translation MDNSIKKSDRFDWTLTLLLLLFFLTSCIAIYSAQQTGQYAGQNFLYKQIFWYVVGTGIIAMVMMFDSEQYRKLAWYLYGFGVFLLVFLFFAPESIAEERNGAKSWFFIEPFGSIQPSEFMKVFLILALSSTIYAHHRNHPKKTHQTDFLLFIKLGSITALPLGMIMMQPDLGTSLVILAIFTGIILVSGITWKIILPLYGGGAALGAGILYLVIWKPEILKKYLGVKTYQFGRIYAWLDPESYPEYGYHLLKSLSAIGSGMLTGKGINGSEVYIPESHTDFIFSVIGEEFGFIGGSVVISLYFLLIYHLTKTALDTNDPFNTYISSGVISMITFHVFQNIGMTIQLLPITGIPLPFISYGGSSLMGNMLAMGLIYGIRFHHKTYMFASRDRSFDI, from the coding sequence ATGGATAATTCGATTAAAAAATCCGACAGATTTGATTGGACGCTGACACTCCTCTTATTGCTGTTTTTTCTCACCAGCTGCATCGCTATATACAGCGCCCAGCAGACGGGGCAGTATGCCGGTCAAAATTTCTTATACAAGCAGATATTCTGGTATGTCGTCGGGACTGGTATTATCGCTATGGTAATGATGTTCGACAGCGAACAATACCGCAAGTTAGCATGGTATCTGTACGGCTTCGGAGTCTTCCTGCTCGTCTTCCTGTTCTTCGCTCCTGAAAGCATTGCCGAAGAACGAAACGGGGCTAAAAGCTGGTTTTTCATCGAGCCATTCGGTTCAATTCAGCCATCTGAATTCATGAAAGTATTTCTGATTCTTGCCTTGAGCAGCACGATTTATGCCCATCATAGAAACCATCCGAAAAAGACACATCAAACAGATTTCCTTTTATTCATCAAGCTTGGTTCCATAACCGCCCTTCCGCTTGGGATGATCATGATGCAGCCTGACCTGGGTACCTCACTTGTCATACTTGCGATTTTCACTGGAATCATTCTTGTTTCAGGCATCACCTGGAAAATCATCCTGCCACTCTATGGCGGAGGAGCTGCACTGGGAGCCGGCATACTGTACTTGGTCATCTGGAAGCCAGAAATCCTGAAAAAGTACTTAGGGGTAAAAACGTATCAGTTCGGGCGAATCTACGCCTGGCTGGATCCTGAAAGCTATCCTGAATATGGGTACCATCTATTAAAGTCCCTTAGTGCAATTGGTTCCGGCATGCTGACCGGAAAAGGAATCAACGGCAGTGAAGTCTATATTCCGGAAAGCCATACTGACTTCATTTTCAGCGTTATCGGGGAGGAGTTCGGCTTTATAGGGGGCAGTGTGGTCATCAGCCTGTACTTCCTGCTAATCTATCATCTAACAAAAACAGCACTGGATACGAACGACCCTTTCAATACCTATATCAGTTCCGGCGTCATCAGTATGATCACATTTCATGTCTTCCAGAATATCGGGATGACGATCCAGCTGCTGCCGATTACGGGGATCCCTCTGCCATTCATCAGTTATGGCGGCAGCTCACTGATGGGCAATATGCTGGCAATGGGGCTGATTTATGGCATCCGATTCCATCATAAAACCTATATGTTTGCTTCGAGAGACAGGAGTTTTGATATATGA
- a CDS encoding VOC family protein, with translation MELKMGYVILYVADLEKTKHFYGELLGLKLRNEFGTYIEYETGNTVLSMNTRESGREITTLPIPEGVRKEQTFELGFVTEDVPGAVEKLRAADVPILLEPTEKPWGQVVAYAADPDGHYIEICTPIG, from the coding sequence ATGGAATTGAAAATGGGTTATGTCATTTTATATGTCGCCGACCTAGAAAAAACCAAGCATTTCTACGGCGAGCTGCTAGGCCTTAAACTTCGTAACGAATTTGGGACCTACATTGAATATGAAACAGGCAACACGGTACTGTCGATGAACACCAGGGAGAGCGGACGAGAAATTACGACCTTGCCAATCCCCGAAGGAGTAAGGAAAGAACAAACCTTTGAGCTTGGATTTGTAACAGAAGATGTTCCGGGTGCAGTAGAAAAGCTGAGGGCTGCAGACGTTCCAATCCTGCTCGAGCCGACAGAAAAGCCATGGGGCCAGGTTGTTGCCTATGCGGCTGATCCTGATGGGCATTATATTGAAATATGTACACCTATTGGGTAA
- a CDS encoding D-alanine--D-alanine ligase, whose product MKTRIGLLYGGKSAEHKVSMQTALAVTKALDFENYEIYPIYITEEGEWVKGPQLNAPAENVKQLEFADNSNLPTPSFTPALFQAGGGNDSKTLDVIFPLLHGPNGEDGTVQGLLELLNLPYVGNGVLASSAGMDKIVMKNIFAQAGLPQVDYVSALRSEWEKDTEKIYGLVEERLGYPCFVKPANLGSSVGISKASNKQELEEAFKEAFQFDRKIIVEQGVVAREIEIGVLGNDEPECSVVGEIVPKKDFYDYKAKYEDGDTAMIIPAEITEQQYADLKEMAITAFKALDCSGLVRADFFLTKDGQLLINEVNTMPGFTPFSMFPLLWKHTGVEYPQLIEKLVNLGIERHAEKQKIKYTF is encoded by the coding sequence ATGAAGACAAGAATAGGGCTGCTGTATGGCGGCAAATCGGCTGAACATAAAGTGTCGATGCAGACTGCATTGGCTGTGACAAAGGCATTGGATTTTGAAAACTATGAGATCTATCCTATATACATAACGGAGGAAGGGGAGTGGGTCAAGGGTCCACAGCTGAACGCACCTGCGGAGAACGTCAAGCAGCTGGAATTTGCGGATAACTCGAACCTTCCGACGCCTTCGTTTACACCTGCATTATTCCAGGCGGGCGGAGGGAACGACAGCAAAACACTTGATGTCATCTTCCCATTGCTTCATGGGCCGAACGGTGAGGACGGGACTGTTCAGGGGCTGCTTGAATTATTGAACCTGCCGTATGTCGGAAATGGCGTTCTTGCCTCATCGGCAGGAATGGATAAAATCGTTATGAAGAATATTTTCGCACAGGCTGGTCTGCCTCAGGTTGATTATGTGTCCGCCCTTCGCAGTGAATGGGAAAAGGACACCGAAAAAATATATGGTCTTGTTGAAGAAAGACTTGGTTATCCGTGCTTTGTAAAACCTGCAAACCTGGGCTCCAGCGTGGGTATCAGCAAGGCATCCAACAAGCAGGAACTTGAAGAGGCATTTAAAGAGGCGTTCCAATTTGATCGTAAAATCATCGTCGAACAGGGTGTCGTCGCTAGAGAAATCGAAATCGGTGTACTTGGTAACGATGAACCTGAATGCTCGGTAGTTGGTGAAATCGTGCCTAAGAAGGATTTCTATGACTATAAAGCGAAGTACGAAGATGGCGATACGGCGATGATCATCCCGGCTGAAATTACGGAGCAGCAATATGCTGACCTGAAGGAAATGGCCATAACCGCATTCAAGGCACTTGATTGCTCAGGCCTTGTCCGTGCCGACTTTTTCTTGACGAAAGATGGCCAGCTGCTTATTAATGAAGTCAACACAATGCCTGGCTTTACGCCTTTCAGCATGTTCCCGCTGCTATGGAAGCATACGGGCGTCGAATATCCGCAGTTAATCGAAAAACTGGTGAACCTCGGAATCGAACGACACGCTGAAAAGCAGAAGATCAAATATACCTTTTAA
- a CDS encoding alpha/beta hydrolase, which translates to MIGCLLIHGFTGAPYEVEPLAQSLKARTDWKIVVPTLPGHGDELSLKGIKHNEWINHAEKELKALLTECDTVYVVGFSMGGLIASYLASTYPVEKLVLLSAAAYYVNPKQLASDIREMMRDTVKGKLKENELFRRYTRKIKETPMTATLQFRRLVSKIKPILNDVKVPTLIAQGESDGIVPPKSAHYLYENIGAEEKRLVFYKNSKHLICHCDEKEHLFNEVYDFLTSRPREGISS; encoded by the coding sequence ATGATAGGTTGTCTGTTAATCCATGGATTTACCGGTGCTCCTTATGAAGTTGAGCCTTTAGCCCAGTCACTTAAAGCAAGAACCGACTGGAAAATAGTTGTTCCTACCCTTCCTGGACATGGCGACGAGCTCAGTTTGAAGGGAATCAAGCATAACGAATGGATCAACCATGCTGAAAAAGAACTGAAGGCTCTTTTGACTGAGTGTGACACCGTATATGTGGTTGGGTTTTCGATGGGCGGTCTGATTGCCAGTTATCTTGCCTCAACCTATCCGGTCGAAAAACTAGTCCTGCTTAGTGCTGCTGCCTATTACGTTAATCCAAAGCAGCTTGCCTCCGACATCAGGGAAATGATGAGGGATACAGTAAAAGGGAAATTGAAGGAAAATGAGTTATTCAGGCGTTATACAAGAAAAATCAAAGAAACACCCATGACCGCTACCTTGCAGTTTCGCAGGCTTGTGAGCAAAATCAAGCCTATTCTCAACGATGTGAAGGTGCCTACCTTAATCGCCCAGGGCGAAAGTGACGGCATTGTCCCCCCGAAAAGCGCCCATTACTTATATGAAAATATTGGCGCGGAAGAAAAACGGCTGGTTTTTTATAAGAACTCCAAACATCTGATTTGCCACTGTGATGAAAAGGAACACTTATTTAACGAGGTATATGATTTTTTGACTTCCAGACCAAGAGAGGGAATTAGCAGCTGA
- a CDS encoding ABC transporter substrate-binding protein produces MKKLWMLLMAAAMILAGCGTEAQPEKKEGEKTAQEQKTGFPVTVKDALDEKVVIEEKPEKIISLIPSNTEIVYALDSGEAIVGVTDFDNYPEEAMSKEKVGGIEFNIEKMISLKPDLVLAPGSTADTAKEGLQQLKDAGIDVVVVNDAQSFEEVYQSIEMVGKAIGEPQKAAELVDSMKNSFAELKKKAEAIKPEEQKTVFVEVSPAPEIYTAGKNTFINEMLELIGAKNAAGDMEGWPKVDPEAIIERNPDVVVTTYGYYTEKPVEQVLTRQGWNNVKAVKDQQVYDVHSDLVTRSGPRLAEGAEELAKAIYPDVFK; encoded by the coding sequence ATGAAGAAGTTATGGATGTTATTGATGGCAGCTGCCATGATTCTCGCTGGCTGCGGTACAGAAGCACAGCCTGAAAAAAAGGAAGGCGAAAAAACTGCACAGGAACAGAAGACAGGATTCCCAGTAACCGTAAAAGACGCACTGGATGAAAAAGTTGTCATTGAAGAAAAGCCTGAGAAGATTATTTCCCTGATTCCGAGCAACACAGAAATCGTTTATGCGCTTGACAGCGGGGAGGCAATTGTTGGTGTCACCGATTTCGACAATTACCCAGAGGAAGCTATGTCTAAGGAAAAAGTCGGCGGTATTGAATTCAATATTGAAAAAATGATTTCGCTGAAACCAGATCTTGTCCTTGCCCCCGGGTCTACCGCGGACACTGCGAAAGAAGGTCTTCAGCAATTAAAGGACGCAGGTATTGATGTTGTCGTTGTAAACGATGCGCAGTCATTTGAAGAAGTTTATCAATCGATTGAGATGGTTGGAAAAGCGATTGGTGAACCTCAAAAAGCAGCTGAGCTAGTGGACTCAATGAAAAACAGCTTTGCAGAACTGAAGAAGAAAGCTGAGGCAATCAAACCAGAAGAGCAAAAGACAGTATTTGTAGAAGTCTCTCCTGCGCCGGAAATCTATACAGCCGGCAAAAATACCTTTATTAATGAAATGCTTGAGTTGATTGGCGCGAAGAATGCTGCCGGCGATATGGAAGGCTGGCCGAAGGTGGACCCTGAAGCCATCATTGAGCGTAATCCGGATGTCGTTGTGACAACCTATGGATATTACACAGAGAAGCCAGTTGAGCAAGTGCTTACCCGGCAAGGCTGGAACAATGTAAAAGCGGTCAAGGACCAGCAGGTATATGATGTCCATTCCGACCTCGTAACCCGTTCAGGCCCAAGGCTTGCTGAAGGAGCAGAGGAGCTTGCAAAAGCCATTTACCCGGACGTTTTTAAATAA
- a CDS encoding UDP-N-acetylmuramoyl-tripeptide--D-alanyl-D-alanine ligase encodes MIQKTLSQIAQMAGGLNDISKFADVEVKGVSIDTRKIEAGNLFVPFKGVRTDGHKFVAEAIQNGGASAALWQQDVPNPPEDLPVIIVEDTTTALQELARSYRNSLDIKVVGITGSNGKTTTKDMTANLLAQKYKVQKTEGNFNNHLGLPLTLLRLQEDTEVAVLEMGMSSKGEIEFLTKLGRPDAVIITNIGESHLLDLGSREAIADAKLEIISGLQENGLIIFHGDEPLLQERLQDYKGNGVLKTFGASQDNDLYPVKIEPMENGNKFTTNIGSETYYLPVLGNHNILNALAAMLAAEFLGVPFNKMNDGFATLKLTNMRMELSEGAHGEKIINDAYNASPTSMNAAIDLVANLSGYSRKILVLGDMLELGPLEEEYHYKVGTSLDAAKIDYVFTYGKLSESIAKGAKEVLGENRAFAFQDKQQLSDELKKHVTDETIVLVKASRGMALEEVVQALQK; translated from the coding sequence ATGATCCAAAAAACTCTATCACAAATCGCTCAAATGGCGGGCGGCCTGAATGATATCAGCAAATTTGCCGATGTCGAAGTCAAAGGAGTTTCCATTGACACTCGTAAAATTGAAGCTGGCAATTTATTTGTTCCCTTTAAAGGTGTGCGCACAGATGGACATAAATTCGTAGCAGAGGCCATCCAGAATGGCGGAGCTTCTGCTGCCCTCTGGCAACAGGATGTACCAAATCCGCCGGAGGATTTGCCGGTTATCATCGTCGAAGATACAACGACTGCCCTCCAGGAGCTGGCAAGAAGCTACCGTAATTCGTTGGATATCAAGGTTGTCGGCATCACCGGCAGCAATGGAAAAACAACGACAAAGGACATGACAGCAAATCTGCTTGCCCAAAAATACAAGGTTCAAAAAACTGAGGGGAACTTCAATAACCATCTTGGACTTCCGCTTACACTTCTGCGTCTCCAAGAAGATACAGAAGTTGCCGTGCTTGAAATGGGCATGAGCAGCAAAGGTGAGATTGAGTTTTTAACAAAACTGGGCCGTCCGGATGCTGTGATCATCACAAATATCGGAGAATCTCACTTGCTTGACCTTGGTTCAAGGGAAGCGATTGCAGATGCGAAGCTGGAAATCATCAGCGGACTCCAGGAAAACGGACTGATCATTTTTCACGGAGATGAGCCGCTATTGCAGGAGAGGCTGCAGGATTACAAAGGAAATGGTGTCCTGAAAACCTTCGGCGCGAGCCAGGATAATGATTTGTATCCTGTAAAAATCGAACCGATGGAAAATGGCAACAAATTCACCACGAATATCGGCAGTGAAACTTATTATTTGCCGGTCCTTGGAAACCATAATATCCTGAATGCGCTGGCAGCCATGCTGGCAGCTGAATTTTTGGGCGTACCTTTTAATAAAATGAACGACGGTTTCGCAACCTTGAAGCTGACAAATATGAGGATGGAACTATCAGAGGGTGCCCATGGCGAAAAGATCATTAACGACGCCTACAACGCAAGTCCGACATCGATGAATGCGGCAATCGATCTTGTTGCCAATCTGTCAGGGTATAGCAGAAAAATCCTCGTCCTCGGTGACATGCTCGAGCTTGGGCCACTGGAGGAAGAGTACCATTACAAAGTAGGCACTTCACTCGATGCAGCTAAAATTGACTACGTGTTCACATACGGCAAGCTGAGCGAGTCAATAGCCAAAGGCGCAAAAGAAGTCCTTGGCGAAAACAGGGCATTTGCTTTCCAGGATAAACAGCAATTGAGCGATGAACTGAAAAAACACGTAACGGATGAAACAATCGTCCTTGTAAAAGCTTCACGGGGCATGGCACTTGAAGAAGTCGTGCAGGCCTTGCAGAAGTAA